ttcttttttttaatttaaaatttttaatttcattttttattggcATTCACAGGATTATACAATAATGGTATAAGATACGTATACGTACGTATATGAttagataaaaaatatatacacaaatCCTGTTGACCTaagacaatgttaaaaaaaatacaattagagatattagaaaaaataatagctgcattaagataagagataagatattacttatTATTGATCCCCGGGTGGGAAATTAAGTTGTTGCATTAACCCAGACATAAGtgcaatcaagaaaaagtttcaattagtaaaataaaataagtaaaattgaaatatataaataaagatagaatacaatttagatatatacaaatgttacaaatggaattttgataaatacaaatgtaacaATGGATTAAATataagtaattacaggcagtattaaaaatgattcagtagtgacaggttgacatggtgtgatagTGGTtcggtaatgacagattaagcaatataataaatatgggTGTACAATATGAACGTACGTTGCAGTAAACAATGATAATGTAGTACaacttaatataatataacaaagataattgaataatataatttaatatgcaTTATAGtgtcatcagcagtcagagagtcagtacgagaagagatgatggagtgtgacagacaacaTACTTTCTGATGTCAAACAGAcaacattacaaataacaatgaccacacttgtgactccagctttaacataaaaacaaataataacaataataaatcaatagaaaaaaaataaaaataataataataataataataataatacattttaaaataatgattcaAGTGAAAGTGTTacaactaataataatgataataaaaaagtcTATACATATATGCAGAAATATATATagacatacatatatacacatacaacaCACATCCACATTTCTCTTGGCTTGGTTCTtacatgattttaaaataagttgTTTGCTGTACTAGACTACATGTTTAAGTACAAAAAACACCGCAGACAATTGGCATAATGGAAATGTAAATTCAATTATAGCTACTTTATGCAACATAGCCCAAATAGGTGAATTAAACAGAAGCCCCGCCTCTGTCAAGGCGAAGAGCCAATCACAGTTGAGGATTTTGGAGTGGCACCTGGGGTGGCTAATCAGAGTTTAAAGGGGGACTTATGCCACCCCTTGCCCCTTAAGACACACCCCTGCTATAAAGCTCCACTCCCAACCCAGGCAAATTTATTTTCTTGGTACAAATAAGACCACCTCTGATGACATCACTATGATATCATCCGGGGTTATTTATAAACTTGACAAAGATTCTCCAGAGCAGAGGATACTGCAGAGCCTTGTTCTTCAtgcacacagctgctgctccttcatGTATTGTTAATTTTCCAGCTGAGTCTctcaataaaacataaaacccCCTACACCACATTAAAACCATCTAACAACCTCAAACTCCACGCCTGCATCTCCACCTCCACCTAGAGGCAGACCCCAAAAACTGCACCACCaccagagacacacactgaaagaGATCCCCCCTCAGAAGCGGATCTGTGCTCAGGAAAAAACGCTGTGGCAGCTttcagtgaagaaaaacaacCTTCCTCACCGAGTCGTgatgaggtgagagagagagagagagagagagagagagagagagagagagagagagagagagagagagaccaccaCCGTGCAGGATAAACCGGCTGTCCCCCCTCAGAGAGACCGTCCCCGACGCCCACACTTCCGGACTGGAGCCTCTGGAGGCAGCTGGGTCGGGATGAATCCGTCTCCCAATGCTGCTTGAGATGAGGATAAGACGACGACGATGTTCGTAGCGTTCCATTAGAGACGACCTGATCGAATAATTATCGGTTAATCGCTCAGCAGTCAAGGGGGGGATTCAGGCTTTGGCCATacactgtctgtctgctgtcaaCTGTTGCTGATTCCCACTGTAAATGAATCTTGTAAGGTAGGTGACACCATTTTATGCCAGTCTAATACTGATGATGATTCATGACTCAGAAGCAGAGAttaaataaatgcatggatggTAGTGGTTTTTAATGATGATTCGAGGAGTAACTCAGCTCCACTTTCATTTTCCCCCTGTCTGATGATGTAATACTCGTGTAGCTCAGGGTTCATTTGCCTGACAAGCCTtattaataacacacacacctgccacttccatcctcctcctcctcaccaccatcatcatcaccatcatcaccaccatcatcatcattgctGTCCTCTCTGTCAGGCCACATTTAAACACTAAtcctctctctgagtgtttAAGTTGTATGAATGAAAGCCCTCAGGGTTTTTAGGGTCCAGGCTGTTATTGAGTTTTTATGTATGTGTTAAAAGAGTCGACCTCAGCAAGCTATATGATTGAAATTGATTAttagttgtttttgtgtttttgctgaTTGCTTTTTGCATTCGATCTTAAAGGTGAAACAATCAATTTGCAAGCTTAAACTTTAATTGTTTCCTCTTTAAGGTGTAAGGAAACAGTACACAGTGTTCCACACAACTTCCCCCTGAACTCAGACTGACACATTTAgatgcttttgtttttccaaCCAGCAAAGCCCAAACAGACACACTttccattaaccctcctgttgtgttgcgggtcaaactgacccttttaaaagtctactttaggcaatatatgtGTTCCAAATCAggtaaatgcagcataaaaatctgggcagcatgtgacagaacaggagtcatgttaatttatcatcatcacttcatacaaaataaaatcaaaaattaaattaaaataaacaacaatctatgtcatttaaaactattgtatttatatttagggcttttcaatgtacattaaaataagttttaacatgaacttTCCTGAAAAACGagcgagttatcctcattaaaccatgatctgtgagaatttaagaacaccaatggaccaaatcttgatttaaatggttagtaatggagttgaaaattagattaaaacaaatgtttattgggattttttggagttatgacacttttggataattgaatatgccccgggtcaaattgacccaggaacattattgctgttccagagaaacaaaaataacaggagggttaatacatGAGAAccaaaaagagcagaaaaacgCTCCTTCAATGGTACCAAAGGCAAATAGTTATGcatgaaaaatgacagaaaacattCTATGAATAATTGAAACATGTTCAACTGTATGCAGAGAATTATGCTGATGGTTTTAAAGTGTTGTGTACACATCAAAAATAGTCCCTTAAGTTAATTCATAAAATCACATATGTAAACAATTAGGTGTATaaagctgtttttctgcaaactaACACTGCAGGCAAATGTCCCCATTGAAGTTTAATATTATAAAATGTGAGGGGTTTTGTGCATGAGTACACTTCTTTCATATTTTAACTTGTTTACAAGATCATCCCAGAAAAAAGGAGGGTGGTAGCTTTCTTTGCTTTTCCTAAAATATGAAAATTCTCGTTTTGTGTGGGCATCTGTTTTATTCATACTGATAGTTAGATTTACAACAATTCATTGATTAAATGATCAAAAGTTGTTTAAAGGAAATACATCTGGATTTAATTATTGTTAGAGTAATTCCATTATGATATGTCAAAAACTCTTTGATCAAAGCTCTTCATAGGTAAGCTCATGtagacttttttttccctcatagTCTAATTTAGTATTCCTCAAATTCTGccattttctaaatcaaaagATTGACATCTCCTGTCCCTAAAAGAGATctgtttaacatatttttttcataCATGTTGTCAAACAACGATTAAACCTTTCCTAAGATATTACATGATTGTTTTTACATTACACCTCTTGACTGCACGATCAAACATGCAATACAGTCTCCTGCTACAGAGAGCTAGGATTTAATTAATCTCATTCATATCCTCACTTGTACTCCAAAGTatctttttatattatttgcTTATTGGTTACTTGAAGGCTGTAGTTTTGTAATAACGTTGTATTTTGAGAtcattgctttcttttttttacagaggcttagttatttaattttatttcccTTTCACATTACACCTCCTTGAATCAATGAATTGTGCAGTCTTTTAAAATAGTAGATGATACAAATTACGTGTAAATATATCTTAGAACACAGCAGGACATCAACATGTTGCTGGTTTTGTCTTTAACCCAAACATATTTGACCTAAAGTAACATAATAAAGAGAAAACCAGCAAAGCTTACATCTTAGTGGCTGGAATCAGAGAACATTTTGCATCTTTGCTTCACACATGATTACTTGATGGTTGAAACTGTTACAGATTCCTTTTCTGTTACCTGTCTTACTAATTGCTCCTACCCGTATTCATTTGAAACACTTACACAGAGATCAGGGCTTGCTTGTCCATAAAAAAAGTGCTGTGATATTAATTGAATGTTCAGCATTAAGTGCTCTGGGTTGTGGTCTTCATGGTTCAATAAGACGAGTGAAGGAGGGAGGTTCCTTCTGTCCGATCTGCCGTCATATGAGACGAGTTCTCATGATGTTTCcgcagctctgctcctctctgtccaCTTAGTGTGTCTCTGCCTGCCTGGCCTCTGGCCTGCTAATTATCAGCCAGCTTGATAAAGTCATTAATGACCCGGCCAAGCCTGCTGGGCCTggcactgatacacacacacatgcacacacacacatcaaagggggagtcaggcagacagacagtgtgAGGACAGAGTTGGATAGAAGGCAAGCAAGTCTCTTTATTTGGGACAGGACGAAGTGTTTCTGAGCTGGGTCAGTTAGTATTATTAACTCTGAATGAGTGTCACTCTAAAAACAGCACAAGCACAATTCATTGAATAATTTGTAGAGAGATATTTACATGATTCTTCAGCTTTCTTTTGCCCAGAGTGTAGCTTCACCTCGTGGATCAGCAGTgggatttaaatgattaaacagGTTGGAATCAGCTGATGTGTAGGAGGGAAACATCGTGTTCTTCTGTTTCACTCTGTTGCACAACGACACAGAGATAGAAATAAGACAAATTCAAGACTAACATCACAACACTACAAGTGAAATGTTTCCTGTAGGCAGTCTCTTTTTCCCTCGGGAGATGGCTCGTAAATGCTCAGTTTAGTGTACACAGAAACATGAACGATGGCGTAACTGAGGATCTTTGCTGTTTCTAACGTTGGGTAAAACATCTTCAGGCTTGATCGTCCTGAAATGTTTTAATGGGGGGTGTTCCCTTTGATGGCATCCACCATTCTCAgaacgtttgtgtgtgtgtgtgtatgtgtatgtgtgtgtgttggaggaagACACAGAGACATCTTTAAATCTAGGTCTCTTATGAAATCTGCCTCCTGAAGATGAAGCATAAGAACAGGGAGGGGTTGTGGTTCCTTGgtggatgtatgtgtgtgtgcttgtgtgtgtgtgtgtctgcatagaCGTCTTTGTCCATTTGCGTTCCTGCATGTTAATTTAATCATCGGGCAGCAGAAAGGAAGGAGACATGGCCGGGGAGCAGCCGAGGGAGATGGAAGagacgaggagagagagatgaaagaaaagaggagtttTCTGGTgtggagaaggaaaaaaaaaaaaaaagacaatcccCCTGCTCGGAGGTTTccataacaacagtgacatcactgatgGAGTGCGACCTCCTGAGCGGCGCCGTGTTTGTTTCGTGTTCAAAGGAAGAGATTTGACTTTCTATATGTGTgcgcttttgtgtgtgtgtgtgtgtgtgtgtgtgtgtgtgtgtggttgcagGAATATCCGCACATGTGAATTGTTTATTAAAAAGATCATCAGGAGAAACCTCCCGCTTCAGTCGGTCCGTGGTTACCCCTCTGTTACCAGGCAACAGCAGTCATGGCAACAAGTTGAAGCATGATCTAGCGTTGCTAAGCGAGAGGAAGGGATGGGGTGGAATTTTTTGAGCAGCGCTGAGATACAAATGGATACAAATGCTAAAGATGTTTGAGGTGATTTTTTGGAGCTGTTATCAATAAAAGCTCTCTCTGCATGTTGCCAGATGTTGCTTTGTAGCGTCTCATAGCGCTGATCTTTAACATGCATCAAGGTGTTTCAACTCAAACATGCTCTTTTACTGTTTGTCTTTGCAGGTTTATGAACAACCGTGTTCCTCCTAACAAGAGATACCAGCCCACAGATTATGAGCATGCTGCCAATTGTGCCACGCATGCggtaaatgcaaacacacacacacacacacacacacacacacacacacacacacacacacacacacacacacacacattcagaagcACAGACCACAGAGGGTGATCAGTACTCACACAGGCTAAatgacactgaaaataaaaccagCAGTATTAcataacagataaaaaaaaagctacacCTCCACATCAGTGTGTTTTAATCTACACCTACATCCTGCACTAGATCTCAATTTATCCCCaagcttctctctgtttttttttcctcctcttatcTGCGTCTCATGTTTCATTAATGTCATGGATTCTTTTAGTTATGGATAATCCCTAGTCTGCTGGGCAGCTCAGTGTTGCACTTCCAGTCGGAGGACCAATGGGAGCGGCTGTCGGCCTGGGTGTACGGGGCGGGGCTCAGCTCGCTCTTCATCATCTCCACCCTGTTCCACACTGTGGCCTGGAAGAAGAGCCACCTACGGTAAACAGTGACGTCTCTTTAATGATTTGCAGATGATGGATATGGTTCGAGTGTAAAAGAGGACTGCATGGCTTCTTTtttcagtgtgaaaaaaaaggagcacTGGAACACtcttttgcatgttttcttcGTCTCACAGATTCACAGTGGAACAAACAAGAATCACTACAttccatttttcttttactgattttaaacaCACTTAAACTGCATTTATAAACTGTATGAAAATCCATGTACAATAACCCAAGAACAGACGCATTCTCTGTACCTGTACATCATGTTACTTGTCCTCATTATTTGGACAAACCAGGTTCTGATCATGTTAAAAATCCTCACAGCTGTGAAGTTATACACAGTGTTGTAAATACTGTCATCTACCTCATGTATATAAAGCTACCTGTTATGTAGGATCAACATTCTCTGCACTCCTGACCCATGCActgatgtttctctgtcttcaagctttgtgttttattattactattcttAATATGCATTTGTATCTGCAGATACATATATAGCATGTTTAATGCTCTACGCTTAAGTTTAGCCCAGAGTAAAACTGCAGGGATACTTTGCAAATGAAGCTGATTCAAATGTTTCATCAGCATTGTCATGaagctgtttctgtctctctccaggtcTGTGGAGCACTGTTTCCACATGTGTGACAGGATGGTGATCTACTTCTTCATCGCTGCCTCTTATGCTCCATGGTTAGCCTACTAACCTGTGTAATCTGTGTGTACACATTTGTGAGGGAAGTGTCTGTAAACTGTTTATGTAATAATTTTTCCTGAACGTGCCTCACCAGGCTGAACCTGCGGGAGCTGGGTCCTTGGGCGTGTCACATGCGGTGGTTGGTTTGGGTCATGGCCTCGTTTGGAACCACatatgtcttcttcttccatgaGAGGTCAGTTCATGGATTACTTCTAATAGTGTTGTTCTGATCCTCTAATTGTTATTCTAATTCAAAGACCATTTCTTTTTGCTCAAAAGTCCTCTTAAAAGTTTTTTTGAGCTTATCACAGCATAACTATAATACTCAGGTGACATCATGCGACTTACACACAAGGATTTTTTTGTAGCTTACTGTGGAAAACTTGCTTCCccttttccttgtttttgaaatactcaaacctgtctgtgtgtgcatttttaagAAGAGTGCATGTTCCTCACCTTAATCCTTCAAGATTCAAGCACCAGTTCAAAATCTATTTTAATTTCTTAACAAGATAGAACATGTTTCCCTGTTTACTAAGTTACTCTTCCTTTAGaagcttttttaaatatgtaataCAAAAGATGATATTCATGTGAAATAACAAAGCTCCCTCTTGACTTggagagcagaaaaaaagcttGATTCACTGATAAAGAAGTTTTGGTAGCACTCGTTGGCCTTATCCTCCAGTTTCCTGTTAAAACCTGATTGCCTTCACATCACAATGGAAGTAGCAGAGTATTGTTAGCACTGCACATTAATTTGGCAAAGCACATGAGGAAAATTTTAAACAGATTTTGTCAAgctacatacacatacaaaggggagcaagaaagacaaaaagaaagacaaaaagtttGAAAGAAAAGGTAATCATGAAGAGGGAGGAACCTGGGGTGCCAACGCCATCGTCCTAAAAAATAACTCAGCATCCAATACGGATTAGGAGTGTTTAGCTGATA
The Notolabrus celidotus isolate fNotCel1 chromosome 7, fNotCel1.pri, whole genome shotgun sequence DNA segment above includes these coding regions:
- the LOC117815338 gene encoding monocyte to macrophage differentiation factor 2-like, whose product is MNLVRFMNNRVPPNKRYQPTDYEHAANCATHALWIIPSLLGSSVLHFQSEDQWERLSAWVYGAGLSSLFIISTLFHTVAWKKSHLRSVEHCFHMCDRMVIYFFIAASYAPWLNLRELGPWACHMRWLVWVMASFGTTYVFFFHERYKIMELICYTVMGVFPAMVILSMPEQAGLCELLLGGACYCMGMIFFKSDGIVPFAHAIWHLFVAMGASIHYYAIWKYLYALPPNEVQTSR